A window of Gambusia affinis linkage group LG03, SWU_Gaff_1.0, whole genome shotgun sequence genomic DNA:
gtgtgaacttTGCAGatctgtgaaaaactggagggacgtATTGATGTAATGaaagtctagagggccacatgaaAACCTacagcgggccagatttggcccccgagccttgagtttgacacatgtaaTGTAAACGATAAAATCAAGTAAATTGAACAAACTTTTACTTTACTAGCATTGCTAATCAGCACAGACTTAAACCAACTGAATCTGTTGAATTAAATGGGATTACTGACCAACCACGGCACATCCTGACCTTTTGACCTCTTCCCCTGCAGTAGGTTCGGCACCAAGTGCGCCCAGTGCGGCCGGCAGGTGTTCGCCAGCGACTGGGTGAGGCGGGCGCGGGGCAGCGTCTACCACCTGGCCTGCTTTGCCTGCTTCTCCTGCAAGAGGCAGCTGTCGACGGGGGAGGAGTTCGGCCTGGTGGAGGGCCGGGTTCTCTGCCGCAGCCACTACGACATCATGCTGGAAAACCTCCGCAGGGCCGCAGAGAACGGTAACCCAGCCCGGAGCATCAACCGCAAACTGCTCTACCACCTGTAGGGAGGCGAAATGTAAAACACATAATCCAGATGTTTACATGAGATGTGTGAGCATCTAATGTgcatcattgttttgtttttttgggaaaatgctttaaaaataattttgctaagTTTGTGCAGCTTTTGTGATATTATCAGAtgataaattaaacttttattagcCTTTAGgtgtttaacatttaacatgcttaattaaaattaacttaaagtTTGATATGATCACTATttgatacactgcaaaaacacaaagtattttcagTCCCTTCTAGTTCATGAtatattagtacacttgaaataagacagcaTCTTAAATAAGTAGCCATAGGAGCTCATTTTGAGTcaatagttccttaatatttaatttaattaaagtgctagttataagtgaaattatgaGACAGTAGAACAATAAATCTTtcaaatagaaattaaaatatcttgttccactggcatttttatcaatatttagaaattatttttaaaaaaaaaagcttctgtagttgctgaaatgttacttgtaagttagttttgtcttatttccaagtataaaaacataaaaatactttttccttttttgcagcGTTAAAGAGATTGTATTTTAATCTTTAGgtttattttacttaagtaTGTTAAATGGCAAACAACTAAAggataaaaatatgtaatttattacCTGAGAATATAACAAAGCTGCACAGACTTAACAAGAAGTGATTTTTAATGCTGCCTGCATGTTTAAACATCCATTTTACTGCCGTTATTTTgattgacatgttttattttgtattatttatattttttgttattacgactcttattttgaaaggttaaatTAGTGGAATCCAGCATGTTGCTAGGgaaccaaagaaaaagaagactAAGGACTCGACCTCAGCTGTTTTTCTCTGAAGCatcaacagttttgtttctttgtgctgttattttaatacaataatattttagttaatAGCAACAAATTCCTTCTGAAGACATTTTACAATCAGACCCATTTTgaccaaatttaaataaattttaaattaatcactgaaaggatttgtttctgttatctGTGCCTCATTACATTGAGGATTaggagagaaataataaaacataaatcgAACCCAGATCAAATTTTCCTgaattttctctctttgtttctaattcttgaaaatgtttaatatttgctttaaacTGTCAATGTTTTCTACAAATTACCTTGATTATGCTCCTTGTTGTTTGGAGAATGGTTACTTAAACATTTCCTTCTGCATTCGCATAATCTCCACACAATCTGATGTCTGGATTATAATCTGTTCGTTTCAAAGGGACAGGTCTGACTCTGGAAGGAGCGCTGCCGTCGGATCAGGACTGCCAACCCAAACCGGCCAAGAGGGCGCGGACGTCCTTCACGGCCGAGCAGCTGCAGGTTCGTCGCCGCCGCCCTCCAGCTGTTTCAATCTGAGTTTAATCCGCAGGAGTTTGTCGTTTAATCCGCGCTGGATCGTCGTTCTGCAGGTCATGCAGACGCAGTTTGCTCAGGACAACAACCCCGACGCTCAGACGCTGCAGAAACTAGCAGAAATGACGGGATTGAGCAGGAGAGTGATACAGGCAGGTGTTGACATTACTACTCTAAGAATCAACCAAACCAAAGATACTGTGAGGTAATAacactaaaaatattaaaaattaaggatttaagtaagaaaaactgttatttaCTATTGTAAAGTCACATTTGGTGAGGATTTAATAAAGATGTGAAAAGATCTGAATCCTTATTGAACCATCAGTGAGTCAGTAAAGCACCCAAaacatttactcaagtaaaagtagaactacttcataataaaattactcaattaatactaaaaaagcatttggtaaaaagtgactcaagtactgagtaattATCACTTAATAGTTAAAAATCATCTGATggaacaaaacataaagttgagtggaaattttggcattttaaggaccaaaatgacaataattcaacaaaaataaacaaaaataacaaaatcaggtgAAATCAGGTgaattttccaaatcagtttctttaaataaaaaaccacAGCAGGAGTTTGtctgtttggttaaaacaacttttactcatgtaagagtagaaatactacataatgaaattactcaagtaaaagtaaaaagtacagcagagtaaaaatactcctaaaagtaaattgtttccaaaaagttactcaagtaaatataattgagtaaatgtaactagttagtTACTCAGATGAATTAGTTTttaggtatttattttctttgtattttcacaCTACAGGgatatttttatgactttttaatttgtcatatttttttattatgcttcCCTGAAAAAGTTTCATTGATCTATGGGCTGCaataaacatgttcattacatatTTACCTCAAAGTCCTTCttagatgatgagattttagtctggtcagttctgcctgttttgatTGAGATTCAGTTGCTTTAGAgactcttgtcactttaaatccaaataagcagCTCCTGGTCGCGctcccaactcaatgtttacccTCACACCTGGAAATGGCTGcaacagatgcacaattttacaaccgtacatctttgaaaagcataagtagagcctcctgcacaaccaacaagaatgcagcaagttgtttctgagtggtaagtcaacaacaaaacgcttttttccccccagcagccattgtacagtgcagcTGGTTAAACAAGCTGGAGCTCCTTTTGGGTTGCTAAATAACAGGTTGGgttttgctggggttgctaggcaacgacATGGTGCCCCTGGAATTTGACTTCAGATTCAGGAGGTTTTCGAAACGTCTCATTTTCCAGTcactaaaaaaacattatctCATTGCAAAACCACAGCTGGGTGGggttttaaatgctttttctgtttgttgaagCAGTtcagacccaaatggaagcataaaaatgacaaaaatgtgacttttgcaTAATAGGTTCCCTTTGGTAAGAAGAAATattaatttgctgttttctgggtTGTTCTTTAGAACATCTTAAAGTTTAGGTAACAACTCTCCAAATCCATCTAAAATCTCTACAGAAGAGTGGAATAATGAGTCTTACATGTTTAACCCAGCGAGTCTTTGGGTTTGAAGAGACCGTTTCGTTGATGCTGACCGTCTCCGTCTCCAGGTTTGGTTCCAGAACTGCCGCGCCCGACACAAAAAGCTGCCGCCGCcgcagagcagcagcttcccTCAGAGCGCGCCGCTGTCCAGGATGCCGCCGTCGCTTCCAGAGGATCTCCACTACTCCTCGTTCAGCAGCCCGGACCGACCGCATCTCCTCGCTCTGCACGGATACCTGGACGGTCAGTGGCACGCCTGCATTCCTGCAGGGAGGATTTCTATAATTATTAAGCAACATGTTCAGCTTTTATCATGATCTAATCCCAAATAAGCTCAGTGAGGGAAATGTTAAGATTTATTTGGCTTTTCATTAAGCTGCAGTTGTTGATGAAGCCTGAAAcaaccaaattttatttatcttaagtttgttttttgggggtttttttacaaGAGATGCCAAAAAAGTGGatgcaatgttttttaattCCAAAAGATTAGGAGAAAACTGTTTTGGCAGGAAACACGTGCAGATTGATTGTTGTAactgttgaaaataaaagtgcaaaacatttattctcaaAGCAAGAAGTCTGTCTCAGCAGTTAAGGAGCAacttttttagacttttatagGGTCTTAACAGATAAAAGACAATTAAATCATCTGTGATTTACTGATTTCATACATGAGGTTtggtaaaatattgtttgagGAGAGAataacaagaataaataaaaatgttttggtttattatgCTCTATTCTAGAGATTGGCAGATTAAAACAGTTAAATCATCTTTAATTTATCAATTTCATACATtaggtttgttaaaaaaattagcaaatggGCAGATAAACAcgaataaattaattttctctATTATTCCTCTGTTGTGAAGTGgtattattttcatattattatagTTTCAACTGGACTCTGAT
This region includes:
- the LOC122828028 gene encoding LIM/homeobox protein Lhx6-like, which codes for MNKPEVKKESGESSPLEAACLCSPPAAKNQCASCGLEIQDRYLLKVNNLNWHLGCLECSVCRASLRQHSSCYVKNKEIFCKLDYFSRFGTKCAQCGRQVFASDWVRRARGSVYHLACFACFSCKRQLSTGEEFGLVEGRVLCRSHYDIMLENLRRAAENGTGLTLEGALPSDQDCQPKPAKRARTSFTAEQLQVMQTQFAQDNNPDAQTLQKLAEMTGLSRRVIQVWFQNCRARHKKLPPPQSSSFPQSAPLSRMPPSLPEDLHYSSFSSPDRPHLLALHGYLDAHPFSVLAAPGHLTHPSIALPQLPISR